In Amphiura filiformis unplaced genomic scaffold, Afil_fr2py scaffold_28, whole genome shotgun sequence, a single window of DNA contains:
- the LOC140143776 gene encoding uncharacterized protein, producing MSGKRKPNKGDKKSQRKKEAEPEMSTSEDELFDRSTRGVQNGADEPSNGQLMQKLNDMTSLINTVLTRLEKVEIEHKVLETRVTQLEASAENVEVSLEEIKTQQGTCAEKKDIENLERQLDDLANRSRRNNVVIWGIPENSEDSSDCRAFISSFLEKHMKIEDANKIEVERAHRSPMGKLAQAQALPDNPRPIHVKFLRYIDRERVLQGAPKILKKNNYKGKSIFITDDVTQRIRNDRKKLIVLRNKLRKENKFALIPWSVPAYIIPGIRTDHSAVVINVPLQKEPCRGPGHWKFNNSYLNEDEYVNEMNNNLATWLDDSSISDPQIKWEWIKFKVRDTTIKYAKKKGLYKKDKVKELNNKLNVLEQSLANNPSDNILEEIQIVKNDLEELDSKIIDGVIVRSRIRWAEKR from the exons ATGAGCGGTAAAAGAAAGCCAAACAAGGGTGACAAAAAATCTCAGCGGAAAAAGGAAGCTGAACCTGAAATGTCGACGAGTGAAGATGAGCTATTTGATAGATCTACACGTGGAGTGCAAAATGGCGCCGACGAGCCGAGTAATGGACAACTAATGCAAAAGTTGAACGATATGACTTCATTAATAAATACAGTTCTCACTCGCCTGGAAAAGGTAGAAATAGAACATAAAGTGCTAGAGACTAGAGTCACACAGTTAGAAGCTAGTGCAGAGAATGTAGAAGTATCTTTGGAAGAAATTAAAACGCAGCAAGGGACTTGTGCAGAGAAGAAAGACATAGAGAATTTAGAGCGTCAGCTGGACGACCTGGCCAACAGATCTCGCCGAAATAATGTTGTGATCTGGGGAATCCCAGAAAACAGTGAAGATTCATCTGATTGCCGGGCCTTCATATCGAGCTTCCTTGAAAAACATATGAAAATAGAAGATGCAAATAAGATCGAGGTGGAAAGGGCACACCGTAGCCCAATGGGGAAGTTAGCGCAAGCACAAGCC ctaccggATAACCCACGACCAATCCATGTCAAATTCCTAAGGTACATAGATAGAGAGCGAGTTTTGCAAGGCGCCCCAAAGATTTTGAAGAAGAACAATTACAAGGGAAAAAGCATCTTTATAACAGACGATGTCACACAGAGAATAAGAAATGATAGAAAGAAACTGATAGTGCTGAGAAATAAGTTGAGAAAGGAAAACAAGTTTGCTTTGATTCCTTGGTCAGTGCCAGCAT ACATTATACCAGGGATAAGAACTGATCACTCTGCTGTTGTTATTAATGTGCCGTTGCAAAAAGAGCCGTGTCGTGGTCCAGGACATTGGAAATTTAACAACTCTTATCTTAATGAAGACGAGTATGTGAACGAAATGAACAACAATTTAGCTACTTGGTTAGATGATTCTTCTATAAGTGACCCTCAGATAAAATGGGAGTGGATCAAATTTAAGGTTAGGGATACAACAATTAAGTATGCTAAGAAGAAAGGTCTGTATAAGAAAGATAAGGTAAAGGAGCTAAATAATAAGCTTAATGTGTTGGAGCAATCTTTAGCAAATAATCCCTCAGACAACATTCTGGAGGAGATCCAAATCGTAAAGAATGATCTTGAAGAGTTGGATAGCAAAATTATTGATGGTGTAATTGTGCGTTCAAGAATTAGATGGGCGGAAAAAAGGTGA
- the LOC140143777 gene encoding IgGFc-binding protein-like has protein sequence MALKDIIGKTENIVTFKNSRRYSIIHVLNGTRTHGYGYHSVHGTRTMSTSSGANGNDDSLWTKFVFTFPYISFAETPRGFITTQVKDPVMVTVSVPGIGYFHSTNVTQNQSATIDLPVEAGITDSYSVKETNKTVIVVATDNIVIHGYYVGDLSLDGWFILPTTSLGTDYITAGYNTLFYSNYSEFVVTAIEEHTTVYIKGQIEVSMTLHQYESYQFVSDHANLTDVTGVSINTDKPVSVLSGHQCANIPVNLDGCDYLMEHLPPLTLLGHHYILAPFLGRTSGFIYRVVSASPGTTNVSLSGENISLSSGEFYEGDFETSDEVLIIMADKPVMIVQYAKGFDSDSVGDPFMVVIPSTEKFSRDVTFPSETLNDQQQQHYISIITPECDSITLFNLDGLPLNNTNLLQTSDGEFCILRSSVNSGFHSVTHPSASFLVLVYGFGFYQSYGFVAKYQVHTEGGTGGSE, from the exons ATGGCATTAAAAG atatcattggtaaaactgagaata ttgtgactttcaaaaactcaaggagatattctattat CCATGTACTTaatggtacccgtacccatgggtacgggtaccattCAGTACATGGTACCAGGACCATGAGTACAAGTTCGG GCGCTAACGGGAATGACGATTCTCTCTGGACGAAATTTGTATTCACCTTCCCGTACATTTCTTTTGCTGAAACTCCCCGCGGATTTATCACAACTCAAGTGAAGGATCCAGTAATGGTGACGGTGTCGGTTCCTGGTATAGGATATTTCCATTCTACTAACGTAACACAAAATCAGAGTGCCACAATCGACCTTCCTGTGGAAGCTGGTATAACAGATTCGTACAGCGTCAAAGAAACAAATAAGACCGTGATTGTCGTCGCAACTGATAATATAGTTATTCATGGCTATTATGTTGGCGATTTGAGTCTCGATGGGTGGTTTATTCTTCCAACCACATCCTTGGGCACGGACTATATTACTGCAGGATATAATACGTTATTTTATTCCAATTATTCGGAGTTTGTAGTTACAGCAATTGAAGAACACACAACGGTGTATATTAAAGGACAGATAGAAGTATCGATGACCTTGCACCAGTATGAATCCTATCAATTCGTCTCTGATCATGCAAATCTTACGGACGTTACTGGAGTGTCAATAAACACCGACAAACCAGTATCAGTACTGTCAGGGCATCAATGTGCCAATATACCAGTCAACTTAGACGGTTGTGATTATCTTATGGAACATCTCCCTCCCTTGACCCTATTAGGACATCACTACATACTCGCTCCCTTCCTTGGACGTACTTCGGGTTTTATATACCGCGTGGTAAGTGCATCACCTGGTACAACAAATGTGTCATTATCTGGTGAAAACATTTCTCTATCAAGTGGAGAGTTTTATGAAGGCGACTTTGAAACGTCAGACGAGGTATTAATAATAATGGCAGACAAACCTGTCATGATTGTTCAATACGCGAAGGGATTTGATTCAGATAGTGTTGGTGATCCATTTATGGTCGTAATTCCATCAACGGAGAAGTTCTCGAGAGACGTGACGTTCCCGAGTGAAACCTTAAACGATCAACAACAGCAACACTATATTTCAATAATAACACCAGAATGCGATAGCATAACCTTGTTTAACCTGGATGGCCTGCCACTGAATAACACCAACTTGTTGCAAACATCTGATGGTGAGTTTTGCATTCTTCGTTCTTCAGTTAACTCTGGTTTCCATTCTGTAACGCATCCATCAGCATCATTCCTAGTTCTCGTCTACGGATTTGGCTTCTATCAGTCATATGGATTCGTTGCAAAATACCAAGTTCACACTGAAGGCGGGACTGGAGGCAGTGAGTAA